The Corynebacterium camporealensis genome contains a region encoding:
- a CDS encoding HNH endonuclease signature motif containing protein, whose protein sequence is MSEPYYSHLSPTDPTALAAQRLRQQEIDFWESHVPDLETDFELATQRLYSQTGTGQNRISKIFCAFHRLTELPKLESLQRAQCVLDLDRLIAIDTSLNKLGQPLPDVLERIDELLVSYLTPKRANQAPPTKANLKRRLNDIVNAVDDTITLENPQRKPRYEVTPLGDRTSMLTLEGDTLLIASIDKQVRLVAEREEVTQAEALIMLITGKAKPDPNVVINVYKNEDIPNAPAFVPGHGWMTGESLPEGTRRVMDPFMESPRYITPEQIRRFVEGRDGTCRYPGCNRRAEFCQTDHRVNFSDGGPTAPHNLACLCQHHHNIKTDGTANYIMDPWTGDIVWLFDDGTWKTTEPTGPLAPRQKNWAQTFAQAVASRRRFAYDAAHPEQEPDPEPTVEKDDVPPPPF, encoded by the coding sequence ATGTCAGAGCCTTATTACTCACACCTTAGCCCGACCGATCCAACCGCATTAGCAGCCCAAAGACTCCGACAACAAGAAATCGATTTCTGGGAATCCCATGTTCCAGATCTCGAAACTGATTTCGAATTAGCCACCCAACGTCTCTACTCCCAAACCGGAACCGGCCAAAACCGCATCTCTAAGATCTTTTGTGCCTTCCACCGCTTAACCGAACTACCCAAGCTCGAATCCCTGCAGCGCGCACAGTGCGTGCTGGACCTCGATCGGCTCATTGCTATCGACACCTCGCTCAACAAGTTGGGCCAGCCGCTTCCCGATGTCCTCGAGCGCATCGACGAGCTCCTCGTCAGCTATTTAACCCCAAAGCGTGCCAACCAGGCCCCACCGACCAAGGCGAACCTGAAGCGTCGCCTCAACGACATCGTTAACGCAGTCGATGACACCATCACGCTGGAAAATCCCCAGCGCAAGCCGCGCTACGAGGTCACTCCGCTCGGTGATCGCACCTCCATGTTGACGCTGGAGGGAGATACGTTGTTGATTGCGAGCATCGATAAGCAGGTGCGCCTGGTTGCCGAGCGGGAGGAAGTCACGCAAGCCGAGGCGCTCATCATGCTGATTACCGGCAAGGCCAAGCCAGACCCAAACGTGGTCATCAATGTCTACAAGAACGAAGACATCCCGAATGCGCCAGCGTTTGTGCCAGGCCACGGCTGGATGACCGGCGAGTCCCTGCCGGAAGGTACCCGCCGCGTGATGGACCCGTTCATGGAAAGCCCGCGCTATATCACCCCAGAGCAGATTCGCCGTTTCGTCGAAGGTCGCGACGGTACTTGCCGCTACCCGGGCTGCAATCGCCGCGCGGAGTTCTGCCAGACTGACCATCGCGTCAATTTTTCCGACGGTGGCCCGACCGCGCCGCACAACCTCGCGTGCCTGTGCCAGCATCACCACAACATCAAGACCGATGGCACGGCGAACTACATCATGGACCCGTGGACTGGCGATATCGTCTGGCTTTTCGACGATGGCACCTGGAAGACCACCGAACCCACCGGTCCCCTAGCACCGCGACAGAAGAATTGGGCGCAGACGTTTGCCCAGGCCGTCGCCAGTCGCCGGCGGTTTGCCTACGACGCAGCACATCCCGAACAGGAGCCAGATCCAGAACCGACCGTCGAAAAAGATGACGTTCCCCCGCCGCCCTTCTGA
- a CDS encoding M20/M25/M40 family metallo-hydrolase, giving the protein MTLYDDTLALLQELIQNACVNDLTADSGQEVRNANTLEEFFAGENVEIERYESHPGRVSIVVTVPGDPNKEPLTLLGHTDVVPVDEPKWTKPPFTAHIEDGILYGRGSVDMLFITASMAAVTREIARRGNPGGTLAFAGMADEEARGGLGIRYISENHPEAFSWRNCLSETGGSHLPGAVAFNVGEKGAGQRRLHVHGDAGHGSTPYGKDFAIVKIGEVARRIAAAEPPTASNEIWEGFVRTFRFDPDTEAALIDGTGDYSQFGNLAAYAHAFSHTTISQTVLRAGGAINVLPSHAYLEMDVRPFPGQTQEDLDDFLRTALGDLADEVEIEHLITEDATESATDTLLWGDIVKTAQEFFPDKDVVPVHATGGSDLRFARRRGGNAYGFAMHAEARDMASANSQLHSHDEHLYLEDLELTVSAYEKLVTRFLSH; this is encoded by the coding sequence ATGACGCTTTACGATGACACCCTCGCCCTCCTCCAAGAACTCATCCAAAACGCGTGCGTCAACGACCTCACCGCCGATTCTGGCCAAGAGGTCCGCAACGCCAACACCCTAGAAGAGTTCTTCGCCGGCGAGAACGTCGAGATTGAGCGCTACGAGTCCCACCCCGGTCGCGTCTCCATCGTTGTGACCGTGCCTGGCGATCCGAACAAGGAGCCGCTGACCCTGCTGGGACACACCGACGTCGTACCTGTCGATGAACCCAAGTGGACCAAACCGCCATTCACCGCCCACATCGAAGACGGCATCCTCTATGGTCGCGGCAGCGTCGACATGCTCTTTATTACCGCCTCCATGGCAGCCGTAACGCGTGAGATTGCCCGCCGCGGCAACCCGGGCGGCACCTTGGCCTTTGCCGGTATGGCTGACGAGGAAGCCCGCGGTGGCCTGGGCATTCGCTATATTTCCGAAAACCACCCCGAGGCCTTTTCCTGGCGCAACTGCCTGTCGGAGACCGGTGGCTCCCATCTGCCGGGCGCCGTTGCCTTTAACGTCGGCGAAAAGGGCGCTGGCCAGCGACGACTCCACGTACACGGCGATGCCGGTCACGGGTCGACGCCGTATGGGAAGGACTTTGCCATCGTCAAGATTGGCGAGGTCGCCCGCCGCATCGCTGCTGCCGAGCCACCCACAGCCTCCAATGAGATTTGGGAAGGCTTCGTCCGCACCTTCCGCTTCGATCCCGACACGGAAGCCGCGCTTATCGATGGCACCGGCGACTACTCCCAGTTCGGCAACCTCGCCGCCTACGCCCATGCCTTTAGCCACACCACCATCTCGCAGACCGTCCTGCGTGCCGGTGGCGCCATCAACGTGCTTCCCTCCCACGCCTACCTCGAGATGGACGTGCGCCCCTTCCCTGGTCAGACCCAAGAGGACCTGGACGACTTCCTGCGAACCGCACTAGGCGACCTCGCCGACGAAGTCGAAATCGAACACCTCATCACCGAAGATGCCACCGAATCGGCAACGGACACGCTGTTGTGGGGCGACATCGTCAAGACTGCTCAGGAGTTCTTCCCGGACAAAGATGTCGTGCCCGTCCATGCCACCGGCGGTTCTGACCTGCGCTTTGCCCGCCGCCGCGGGGGCAATGCATATGGCTTTGCGATGCACGCCGAAGCCCGCGACATGGCCAGCGCCAACTCACAGCTCCACAGCCACGACGAGCACCTCTACCTCGAAGACCTGGAACTGACCGTTTCTGCCTACGAAAAGCTAGTGACGCGATTCTTAAGCCACTAA